The DNA region CCGACCATCGTTCCTGTATCAGTTCCTTGCTCAAACGAAAATATCCACATTGAGAAAAACGGACTTCAAATATCTCTTCCGGCAGATATATCTGCGGACACTCTGACCGCTTTGGTGCATGAGCTATGCTGAATGATCTGGCAGCGGACGCACAGGTCTATCTTGTTACGGGATACACCGACCTTCGACGCGGGATAGACGGACTTGCGACTATCGTTCAGGCTCAGCTTCGACTTGACCCGTTCTCGAAAGCATTGTTTTTGTTCTGCGGCAGACGTTGTGACCGCATCAAAGGTCTGCTGTGGGAGGGCTTATCCGCAGGTTTTTGTTATCCGAACATTTTTATGGAACAAGGCTTGATGCTGATGATCAAGCCTTGTTCCTTCAAAAAAATATGCGGATAAAAATTTACCTCAAGCCGCAAAGCCGTGCAAATTCATCCTCGTCATCGGGCCATTCTGGTACCTCATTGCCAGAAGATATTACAGGGTTCCCTATTTCCATGGCCTTGCGTTTTTGTTCCAAAGATGGAAATGCGTAATGGTCCTTCGTGGTCTGGATGCTCGAATGCCCCATTGCCACAGCAATCGTCTCTATTGCCACTCCATCACGATAAAGGTATGTTCCCCGTGTTCTTCGAAGCATATGTGGATAAACTGGATTGGGCAGGTCTGGATGATCCTTTCGGACAATGTCCGCATATTTTTTCACTATGCGCTCCACATTCCTTTCCGACATAGAATGTATCTCACCATGGGACACTGTGTAGATAAATGGGACGGAAGACCCAGCTGACTCCCCATCATGGTATTCTGCCATGTACGCTTCAATGAGAGACACTACATTTTCAGAAATAGGGACTGTTCGTTCCTTGTTGCCCTTACCCTTAATTAGAATATAGGGTGCAGCAACCTTCAGATTAACATCTTTCAACCGGATATTTATGAGTTCGTCCGCGCGTATCATCGTGTCAAACAGAACGGAAAGCATCATCGTGTCCCTGCATCCCGTCCTTGTATTGGGCGGAGCATCTAAAAAAGCTTTGAGCGTTGAACGTTCCTCGATTATGGGTCGCATCTTCTTTTCCACGCGCAAAAATGGAACATCGGTAATGCTCAAATATACCTGCTGGAGAGAAACATCGCGTGATGAAGCGTACCGGACATATGACTTTATTGCCGCAAGCCTGTTGTTGACTGTGCTTCTGGTGTGTTTCTTGTAGTCGAGCAACCAGTTCCGGTAGTCAAGGAGAAAGTCAAAAGTGCAATCCTCAAAAAGGAATCGTTTCATGGATATCCCTTTTTCGTCCGAGACATACCTCCTGAAAATGCTAAGTCCGTCCCTATATGTTTTTACCGTTTTCAGGCTTGGACTGTCCTGGGGTATATAGGTTTCAAGGAAGTCCAACGTCATGGAAAAGAAGAGCTTCTTTTTAACCGTATTATTCATCTGACCCTCACCTCCGGAAAAATCTCATACGCGAGGCTGTCTTTTTCCCGTATAATACGGAACGTCTCTTTGACCTGGTGGTAATAATAGAAGGTCTCATTGGACGATTTGTGTCCCAACGCTCTGCTGAGGTAAGGCAGCATGACATTCAGGTCGATTCCCTCGGATATCCATGCATTCATGCGCATAACAACATAAGTGTGACGCAGTGAGTGGATTGTCGGGGGCTTTGCGCAACTCGGCGCATATACGGTTTCTTTCCAAAATTGCCTAAAGCGTATGGAAAGTGCACCACCGGAAAAATGCCTGGCGGGATCAAAGGACGGGAAAACCCACTCAGTGTCCATTAGGCGTAGATTGTCACTGGTGTATTTTCTCATGACTTTCGTAAGATCCCCAGACATGAAAACCACCCTGTCCTTATGACCCTTTGCATTATAAATGGTAATGGAACCGTTCTTCCAGTTGATGTCATCAAGCCGGAGGCACACCGCCTCGCTTCTGCGCAGACCCGTTGCAAGAATCAGTCGAAAAATCACCCTGTAACCATACGCCATCCTTGTCACTTCCGTGGATTGCTTTTTGGGAACATACCCGTCAATCACACGGAAGAGATCAGCAACCTCTTCTGGTGACAGAACGTGGACAACAGGGCGGCTGTAACGTATAACATCTATAGGAACATATGAAATCTTGCCGAGGCCATTCATGTACAGAGTCAGCTGCCGTATCACAGATATCCGCCCAGCCTGGGATGACTTTCCCTCTGTCGGAAGCAGTCGCGTCCATCCTTCAAGAGATTCCATTGTCACGTCATCCGAATCCCCATTGGTCTCCAGCCAATACTTGTCAAAGCGTGCGAGTATATATGCCTCGTTGTCATACTTGAAGCCAAGTGACCTTTTTTGATCCAGTAACCCTTGTATGTATGGGGCCAGGACGCTCTTGAAAGCGATATTCATCATAACGCATCGCTCCCTTCCATTTCAAGGCGAAGATCCGCAAGGGAGAGCGGACATGCCGCCATGCGTTCATCGTCAAGGGAAAGGTAATGCTTCAGGCTTTCCGTGTCCCTGTGCCCGATTACATCTGCTATGCTTTCGGGACGAACTCCGTTTCTAAGCCTGTTTGTCGAAAATGTTTTTCGGGTGACGTGAAAACCTGATCCCCTTACATCGCGGTCAGGCAAAGCTCGCTTTAACGCACTGTAGCATATGTTTCGGCTCATGCCGCTAAACGGAGCCTTGAAATCAACGAATACATTTCTGCATACCGCCATTCTTGGACGTGCCATCTTCAGGTATCTGAAGATGGCATTGCCTACCGCCACTGGCATCGGTACCCATACATCAGCATCTGTCTTGTTCTGCCTGTACAGAATGGAACGGTTTTCCCAATCAATGTTCTCCAGCTTCAGGTTTGCAATATCGCTGCTGCGCATTCCCATTTCAAGTCCGAGCATTATGACTGCACTGTCGCGGATCTCAAGATCCGTATATGCATTGCCAACAAAAGTTTTGATCTCCTCGATCTCACTGGAAGTGAGTACTACCACAACGGTCTCCACTGGTGCCGCCGAGCAGCCAAGAGCCATATACAGCGATGGGTTTGCGTTGAGACCTTTACGATACAGGTACTTAAGGAACCGCTTCACCCGGTTGTTGCATGCATTTTTGCCCTCTGGGGTTCCATGGTGGTCTGCAAGGTTGAAATCAGCAAGATGACTTCCGTTAACATCGCCATACGATGACAGGCCCTCACCGATTATAAACCGGCAAAATCTGAGTATGGAGTAAATATCGTTTTTAACGGTGTTCTCATCCAGTTTCATCTTGCGGCGGCTCTCGGCAAAGTCAAGCAGTGGTGTCAAGCACCATTCTGGAATGTTATTTATGCCGTTGATTCCCCTCGGCAACTTCTTCTCGAAATGGACTGACCCGGATGTAACATAATCGGAAAACATGAACAGTATGTGCCGCGCTGTATTCCACGAACAGCCTTTGAACAGACGTTTTTTTACGCAGTCCGAATGAAGCCAAATGTCTGCCATGTCTGGGTCATACCACAGATTGTGGTAATCAAGGAACAGGTATAGCTGAAGAATTGCCCTTTTAGATGCTTCTGTATATTTCTGGACATAGCCTGCCTCTTGATGGAGTCTGATAAGTTCCAGGCCCTCAGACAAAAACCTTTCAGGCGACAACCGGACTTGTCCCTCAGAGCTATTCTTTATAAGCCTGGATTGTTCATCAGGTGGAAAATCGTCCAGGTTGACGGAACATTCCGTCTCCAATGCATATATTCTCAGATATAGACCGTAAGGAACCTTTCCCGATTCGGCCAGGAATTGCAGGAACTGGTGCAAAGTTGACTCTTCAATAACTCGGGAAATCCTTTTCAAGTGCGCAAGCTCCTCATGGTATGAATCTATGTCACCGTAGGTTATCTCAGATGGATCCATCCTTCCCTTGGATTGCATACACTTCAAGAACAATGAGCACCTTCGTTTGACATTTGCTATTTGCGATTCTGTAAAAACATTTTCGCGAG from Ruminococcus albus AD2013 includes:
- the tnpB gene encoding IS66 family insertion sequence element accessory protein TnpB (TnpB, as the term is used for proteins encoded by IS66 family insertion elements, is considered an accessory protein, since TnpC, encoded by a neighboring gene, is a DDE family transposase.) — encoded protein: MLNDLAADAQVYLVTGYTDLRRGIDGLATIVQAQLRLDPFSKALFLFCGRRCDRIKGLLWEGLSAGFCYPNIFMEQGLMLMIKPCSFKKICG
- a CDS encoding tyrosine-type recombinase/integrase yields the protein MNNTVKKKLFFSMTLDFLETYIPQDSPSLKTVKTYRDGLSIFRRYVSDEKGISMKRFLFEDCTFDFLLDYRNWLLDYKKHTRSTVNNRLAAIKSYVRYASSRDVSLQQVYLSITDVPFLRVEKKMRPIIEERSTLKAFLDAPPNTRTGCRDTMMLSVLFDTMIRADELINIRLKDVNLKVAAPYILIKGKGNKERTVPISENVVSLIEAYMAEYHDGESAGSSVPFIYTVSHGEIHSMSERNVERIVKKYADIVRKDHPDLPNPVYPHMLRRTRGTYLYRDGVAIETIAVAMGHSSIQTTKDHYAFPSLEQKRKAMEIGNPVISSGNEVPEWPDDEDEFARLCGLR
- a CDS encoding tyrosine-type recombinase/integrase, which gives rise to MMNIAFKSVLAPYIQGLLDQKRSLGFKYDNEAYILARFDKYWLETNGDSDDVTMESLEGWTRLLPTEGKSSQAGRISVIRQLTLYMNGLGKISYVPIDVIRYSRPVVHVLSPEEVADLFRVIDGYVPKKQSTEVTRMAYGYRVIFRLILATGLRRSEAVCLRLDDINWKNGSITIYNAKGHKDRVVFMSGDLTKVMRKYTSDNLRLMDTEWVFPSFDPARHFSGGALSIRFRQFWKETVYAPSCAKPPTIHSLRHTYVVMRMNAWISEGIDLNVMLPYLSRALGHKSSNETFYYYHQVKETFRIIREKDSLAYEIFPEVRVR
- a CDS encoding tyrosine-type recombinase/integrase; protein product: MNEYRKNVTIVLNFLKERGYAQSTVKNHERFYTLLADDLAAKDITYSPEYGKALLSTLPVPAWLPKSRIENAACISKLDDAYIHGCIINAQASPRKSYSKLSLNSNFENHITRFLRSRENVFTESQIANVKRRCSLFLKCMQSKGRMDPSEITYGDIDSYHEELAHLKRISRVIEESTLHQFLQFLAESGKVPYGLYLRIYALETECSVNLDDFPPDEQSRLIKNSSEGQVRLSPERFLSEGLELIRLHQEAGYVQKYTEASKRAILQLYLFLDYHNLWYDPDMADIWLHSDCVKKRLFKGCSWNTARHILFMFSDYVTSGSVHFEKKLPRGINGINNIPEWCLTPLLDFAESRRKMKLDENTVKNDIYSILRFCRFIIGEGLSSYGDVNGSHLADFNLADHHGTPEGKNACNNRVKRFLKYLYRKGLNANPSLYMALGCSAAPVETVVVVLTSSEIEEIKTFVGNAYTDLEIRDSAVIMLGLEMGMRSSDIANLKLENIDWENRSILYRQNKTDADVWVPMPVAVGNAIFRYLKMARPRMAVCRNVFVDFKAPFSGMSRNICYSALKRALPDRDVRGSGFHVTRKTFSTNRLRNGVRPESIADVIGHRDTESLKHYLSLDDERMAACPLSLADLRLEMEGSDAL